TGATATGTAGCACCACCCACTCGTCTACTTCTTACTTCTACCAACGGCTTAATATTATCTAAAGCCTTATAAAAAACAGCCATTTTGTCGCTTTCTTCAAGTTTATCAGCAAGTAAATCGATTGAACTATAAAGTATACTTTCACTTATTGATTTTTTTCCATCATACATCATTCTGTTTGCAAACTTTGCAACAATTCTAGAATTATACCTGGCATCAACAAAAATTTTCTTTTTAATTTTTTTATTTTTTCTTGACATATTTAATATTAACCCACCTTCCAGTTAAGCTTTAGGCTTTTTAGT
This genomic interval from Borreliella andersonii contains the following:
- the rpsG gene encoding 30S ribosomal protein S7, giving the protein MSRKNKKIKKKIFVDARYNSRIVAKFANRMMYDGKKSISESILYSSIDLLADKLEESDKMAVFYKALDNIKPLVEVRSRRVGGATYQVPVEVREERREALAMKWIIFAARKSSGRSMKEKLSNELLNAYNSTGAAFKKKEDTHRMAEANKAFTHYRW